In Rhodamnia argentea isolate NSW1041297 chromosome 1, ASM2092103v1, whole genome shotgun sequence, the genomic window GCAAAGACCAATTCGATCCATTGGAGGGAAAGAATGGCAAGAACGTGGGAAAGATTGAGActcaatatccaaaaaaaccttcaactttagtctctgtcccaattatatcccaaaaaaaaaaaaattatctcataaaaaatctcaaactttagcatatatccaattatatccaaaactatttattatctcataaaaaatctcaaacttgtacttttgtcctaattctaccatcgttagccttccgtccataatcattATTAGTTAATCACACGTGCCATTTTCgggtcgttaatgaattacacttaGCAAAGCCGacatgaaagaaaaaaaccctctaatttctcttttgttgtCCGCTTCCCCTACACATTACGGGGAGATACTGAGCCACTTAAGACGGCGCCTTTCGGATTGTCCCCggcactcaacagcccaaagaacGGCTAGACGTGGAGATCCGATTATTTAGATGAACGATATCAAATCTCGTCTTTCATGAAACCCGCTATTTCcaaatttccaaaattcattaataagttcggcgagaaaattcgagttatgtaggattaactaacaatgattatggacggaaggctgaTTAtaatagaattgagataaaagtaaaaattaagaatttttttatgagatataaaaaaaaattgggtataattgggacagatactaaagtttgggattttctggTATTAGGCAATAAAATTGGGACGAGATTAAAAGtatggggttttttatgagataaaaaaaagttttgaatataattgaaataaatattaaagttgattatttttttggatattaggcggAAAGATTGAAGCTTTCAATCTCGGTTTGGtccagacccaaaaaaaaaaaaaaaaaactcggttTGGTGTGTCATACGAAAAGAGAAGAAGCCATGTCGAATCTCGGTGAAGACATCGAAACCTTAATCCTCCTACGGCTTCCCGTGAAATCTCTGCTAAGATTCAAGTGCGTGTGCAAGCGATGGAGCTCACTGATCTCCACTCCCCAATTCGCCAAGACCCATCTGGAGAGCGCCGCTCCTTCCCCAAGGATCCTCTTCCTCACCAACCCGCCTCAGTCCGTGAACTGCGAATCACTCCGTGACGACGATCATGCTGCTCATGAAGGTTTGCCTCTAACCCAGCTTCAGTCTCCGATTGAAGCTCCAGACGGATGTAGCGCCCACATCGTCGGATACTGCAATGGTTTGGTTTGCTTAGAGTACGACGATCATCGAATTGTCGTCTTGTGGAACCCAGCAACAGGAGAGTCTAGAAACATCCCAAACGCTAGTTACAGGGATCACCGAGCGACCATTTGTGGACTTGGCTATGATCCATCGACTGATGATTACAAATTATTGCGGCATTGTCGCGTTACGGATGCATATGGGTTTCCGGAATATAACGTGTTTGATGTTTTCGCTCTAAAGACTGGTTCCTGGAGGAGAGTTCATGACAAGCATGATGACCTTAAGTACTGCCGGGAAGTGGGGACCTATGTGAATGGTTTCCTTCATTGGTTAGTCCGGGGTAGAGATCCTTGGGAGCGCAAGAAGATTGTTTCATTCGGCATGAGCAGAGAGAAGTTTGCCGATGTGTTGTTGCCGCCACTGGAGGCCGATAAAGGTACTGTGTTCGGA contains:
- the LOC115729311 gene encoding putative F-box protein At3g16210, translating into MSNLGEDIETLILLRLPVKSLLRFKCVCKRWSSLISTPQFAKTHLESAAPSPRILFLTNPPQSVNCESLRDDDHAAHEGLPLTQLQSPIEAPDGCSAHIVGYCNGLVCLEYDDHRIVVLWNPATGESRNIPNASYRDHRATICGLGYDPSTDDYKLLRHCRVTDAYGFPEYNVFDVFALKTGSWRRVHDKHDDLKYCREVGTYVNGFLHWLVRGRDPWERKKIVSFGMSREKFADVLLPPLEADKGTVFGVLGVVGECLVNESFAVYVESLVSPHGAKLQDQCSSQVEEPMEKSDFTGDHSTCKEGETSDNKSKSRLISKRRKAS